From a region of the Alnus glutinosa chromosome 1, dhAlnGlut1.1, whole genome shotgun sequence genome:
- the LOC133852553 gene encoding uncharacterized protein LOC133852553 produces MADSTEELEPLFDYSRVQPLDVVCLDVDEDDVDSSQAFSSNKRRKISEPVVVEDAEENTKVIQILDCEENKELDWLALPPKVSGDVQKLLGENSTIKELRLRKQELVTFAQSAEDVLRAVEESAKRELGSSMHSSLEAVTDQPSKPPCERVKIVISVQDKDGLKHFRMYMDDKFERLFKMYADKVKLDIQNLVFCFDGDKISPAATPDDLGMEDNDIIEVHVKSS; encoded by the exons ATG GCGGATTCCACCGAAGAACTGGAGCCCTTGTTCGATTACAGCCGCGTTCAGCCTCTTGATGTCGTGTGCCTCGACG TAGATGAGGATGATGTGGATTCATCTCAAGCTTTCTCTTCTAATAAACGGAGGAAGATTTCTGAACCTGTT GTTGTTGAGGATGCGGAGGAAAACACGAAAGTAATACAAATATTGGAttgtgaagaaaacaaagagttGGATTGGCTAGCACTGCCACCCAAGGTTTCCGGTGATGTTCAGAAGCTGCTTGGGGAGAATTCTACTATAAAGGAGTTGAG GTTGAGGAAGCAAGAGCTTGTCACATTTGCACAATCAGCTGAAGATGTGTTGCGAGCTGTGGAGGAGTCTGCAAAAAGAGAACTTGGTAGTTCAATGCATTCTTCTCTGGAGGCTGTCACTGACCAACCATCAAAGCCTCCTTGTGAAAGAGTTAAGATAGTTATTTCTGTTCAGGATAAGGATGGGCTCAAGCATTTTCGCATGTACATG GATGACAAATTTGAACGGCTCTTCAAAATGTATGCGGATAAAGTTAAGCTTGACATACAGAACTTAGTATTTTGCTTTGATGGGGATAAAATAAGTCCAGCAGCAACCCCTGATGACCTTGGTATGGAGGACAACGACATTATTGAGGTGCATGTTAAGTCAAGCTGA
- the LOC133852561 gene encoding amino-acid permease BAT1 homolog isoform X2: protein MVSGGENGGVLVDSGHTRLNELGYKQELKRDLSVVSNFAFSFSIISVLTGVTTLYNTGLNYGGPVSLTYGWLIAGTFTMLVGLSMAEICSSYPTSGGLYYWSAKLAGPRWAPYASWMTGWFNIVGQWAVTTSVDFSLAQLIQVMILLSTGGKNGGGYEASKYVVIGFHGGILLLHAIINSLSISWLSFFGQLAAVWNIIGVFVLMILIPSVAKERASAKFVFTHFNTDNGDGINNKLYIFVLGLLMSQYTLTGYDASAHMTEETKSADKNGPRGIISSIGISIIVGWGYILGITFAVTNISYLLDENNDAGGYAIAEIFYLAFKSRYGNGVGGIICLGVVAVAIFFCGMSSVTSNSRMAYAFSRDGAMPFSSVWHKVNGQEVPINAVWLSAFVSFCMALTSLGSTVAFEAMVSIATIGLYIAYALPIFFRVTLARKSFIPGPFNLGRYGVLIGWVAVLWVVTISVLFSLPVSYPITNQTLNYTPVAVGCLFILTVSSWIFSARHWFRGPITNINT from the exons ATGGTTTCCGGTGGTGAAAACGGCGGCGTCTTGGTTGATTCAGGACATACCCGTCTCAATGAGCTCGGCTACAAACAAGAACTCAAGCGTGATCTATC GGTGGTATCGAACTTTGCgttttcattttcaatcatTTCTGTGCTTACTGGTGTAACCACCCTTTACAACACTGGGCTAAACTATGGTGGGCCAGTTTCTCTCACTTATGGCTGGTTAATAGCCGGTACTTTCACCATGCTTGTTGGGTTGTCCATGGCTGAGATTTGTTCCTCTTATCCTACCTCTGGTGGTCTCTACTATTGGAGTGCCAAGCTTGCTGGCCCACGATGGGCACCCTATGCCTCATGGATGACTGGCTG GTTCAATATTGTTGGTCAG TGGGCTGTTACAACAAGTGTAGATTTTTCGCTAGCGCAGCTGATTCAAGTGATGATTTTACTTAGCACGGGTGGAAAAAATGGAGGTGGATACGAGGCGTCTAAATATGTTGTTATAGGTTTCCACGGGGGAATTTTACTCCTACATGCAATCATAAACAGTCTTTCGATCTCTTGGTTATCTTTCTTTGGACAGTTAGCTGCTGTATGGAACATAATAG GCGTCTTTGTTCTTATGATTCTCATTCCCTCTGTTGCGAAGGAGAGAGCTAGTGCCAAGTTCGTTTTCACTCACTTCAACACCGATAATGGTGATGGAATcaacaataaattatatatatttgttctgGGACTTCTAATGAGCCAGTATACCCTAACAGGGTATGATGCCTCTGCTCATATG ACAGAGGAAACCAAGAGCGCAGATAAGAATGGACCAAGAGGAATAATCAGCTCCATTGGGATATCTATTATTGTTGGATGGGGTTACATACTTGGCATCACCTTTGCAGTAACTAACATCTCATACCTTTTAGATGAAAACAACGATGCTGGTGGTTATGCCATTGCTGAAATATTCTACCTAGCATTTAAGAGTAGATATGGCAATGGAGTTGGGGGGATTATTTGCTTGGGAGTGGTTGCTGTCGCCATATTTTTCTGTGGTATGAGTTCAGTTACTAGCAACTCAAG GATGGCTTATGCATTCTCTAGAGATGGAGCCATGCCATTTTCATCAGTTTGGCATAAAGTAAACGGGCAGGAGGTCCCCATAAATGCAGTTTGGCTCTCTGCCTTTGTATCATTTTGCATGGCACTGACG tCTCTTGGGAGCACAGTGGCATTTGAGGCAATGGTATCCATAGCAACTATTGGACTGTACATTGCTTATGCCCTACCCATCTTCTTCAGGGTGACTTTGGCACGCAAGTCGTTTATCCCAGGACCTTTCAATTTGGGCCGCTATGGGGTCCTGATTGGATGGGTTGCTGTTCTTTGGGTGGTAACCATCTCAGTCCTCTTCTCATTGCCTGTATCCTATCCCATCACCAATCAGACACTCAACTATACTCCTGTTGCAGTTGGCTGTTTGTTCATTCTTACTGTTTCTTCTTGGATATTCAGTGCTCGTCACTGGTTTAGAGGTCCTATAACCAACATAAATACCTGA